From a single Aythya fuligula isolate bAytFul2 chromosome 16, bAytFul2.pri, whole genome shotgun sequence genomic region:
- the PDRG1 gene encoding p53 and DNA damage-regulated protein 1, translated as MARDPGFVLRYLTEVEELAEDVLAARQQIVDLDVKRNRNREALRALHKDPEPEGKAMVCFGNMFVELPKARTKEMMQKDQEHLDEEINKLRKELRVKVNRLYEAQGKAELKGFNLNPMTAEEMKLINRILEG; from the exons ATGGCGAGGGACCCGGGCTTCGTCCTGCGCTACCTGACCgaggtggaggagctggctgagGATGTGCTGGCGGCACGGCAGCAG ATCGTGGACCTGGACGTGAAACGCAACCGAAACCGCGAGGCCCTGCGGGCGCTGCACAAGGACCCGGAGCCCGAGG GAAAAGCCATGGTGTGCTTCGGGAACATGTTCGTCGAGCTGCCGAAGGCCCGCACCAAGGAGATGATGCAGAAGG ATCAGGAGCATCTGGATGAGGAGATAAACAAGCTGCGGAAGGAGCTGCGCGTCAAGGTCAACCGCCTCTACGAGGCTCAAG GTAAAGCTGAGCTGAAGGGATTTAACCTGAACCCCATGACCGCTGAGGAAATGAAACTGATCAATCGCATACTGGAAGGTTGA